Proteins co-encoded in one Ciconia boyciana chromosome 14, ASM3463844v1, whole genome shotgun sequence genomic window:
- the CD40 gene encoding tumor necrosis factor receptor superfamily member 5 isoform X1 translates to MERLGLLGFLGVVLLGCWEPGDAIRCFDKQYEHKGKCCNRCQPGEKLVSECNGTEESFCTRCESGHYQQSWTKERHCAPHDICEDNAGLIVKTQGNATHNTVCQCQAGMHCSDTSCQTCVENQPCQRGFGFVAAKTVARMSSPCEPCAEGTFSNVSSKTEPCHPWTSCEEKGLVVKVKGTNTSDVICAESGRRSSLSVLIPITAAVVTCLVGICIYCLVHTDSRRRVQKQREAGKPRESPETRQPTEVDVELEEEFIPVQETLLGGQPVAQEDGKESRISEQERL, encoded by the exons ATGGAGCGGCTCGGGCTGTTGGGGTTCCTCGGCGTGGTGCTGCTGGGC TGCTGGGAGCCTGGTGACGCCATAAGATGCTTTGATAAGCAGTATGAACATAAGGGCAAGTGCTGCAACCGCTGTCAGCCAG GGGAAAAGCTGGTCTCTGAATGCAATGGCACAGAAGAGTCTTTCTGCACCCGCTGTGAGAGCGGACACTATCAGCAGAGCTGGACCAAGGAGAGGCACTGTGCCCCCCATGACATCTGTGAAGACA ACGCTGGTCTCATCGTGAAGACGCAAGGGAACGCAACACACAACACGGTCTGCCAGTGCCAGGCTGGCATGCACTGCTCTGACACCAGCTGTCAGACCTGCGTGGAGAACCAGCCCTGCCAGCGCGGCTTCGGCTTCGTGGCAG ccaaGACCGTGGCCCGGATGTCATCCCCCTGCGAGCCCTGTGCAGAAGGCACCTTCTCCAATGTCTCTTCTAAAACTGAGCCGTGCCATCCCTGGACAAG CTGTGAGGAAAAGGGGCTGGTGGTGAAGGTGAAAGGGACGAACACCTCGGATGTGATCTGCG CAGAGTCGGGCAGGCGCTCCTCGCTGTCGGTGCTGATCCCCATCACTGCTGCGGTTGTCACGTGCCTTGTGGGCATCTGCATCTACTGCCTGGTCCACACAG ATTCCAGGCGACGGGTGCAGAAGCAG AGGGAGGCTGGGAAGCCCAGAGAGAGCCCAGAGACCCGGCAGCCCACCGAGGTGGAcgtggagctggaggaggaattCATCCCTGTGCAGGAGACCCTGCTTGGGGGCCAGCCCGTGGCCCAGGAGGATGGCAAGGAGAGCCGTATCTCggagcaggagaggctgtgA
- the CD40 gene encoding tumor necrosis factor receptor superfamily member 5 isoform X4, which translates to MERLGLLGFLGVVLLGCWEPGDAIRCFDKQYEHKGKCCNRCQPGEKLVSECNGTEESFCTRCESGHYQQSWTKERHCAPHDICEDNAGLIVKTQGNATHNTVCQCQAGMHCSDTSCQTCVENQPCQRGFGFVAAKTVARMSSPCEPCAEGTFSNVSSKTEPCHPWTSCEEKGLVVKVKGTNTSDVICESGRRSSLSVLIPITAAVVTCLVGICIYCLVHTDSRRRVQKQAHEPWGSPHCPRPT; encoded by the exons ATGGAGCGGCTCGGGCTGTTGGGGTTCCTCGGCGTGGTGCTGCTGGGC TGCTGGGAGCCTGGTGACGCCATAAGATGCTTTGATAAGCAGTATGAACATAAGGGCAAGTGCTGCAACCGCTGTCAGCCAG GGGAAAAGCTGGTCTCTGAATGCAATGGCACAGAAGAGTCTTTCTGCACCCGCTGTGAGAGCGGACACTATCAGCAGAGCTGGACCAAGGAGAGGCACTGTGCCCCCCATGACATCTGTGAAGACA ACGCTGGTCTCATCGTGAAGACGCAAGGGAACGCAACACACAACACGGTCTGCCAGTGCCAGGCTGGCATGCACTGCTCTGACACCAGCTGTCAGACCTGCGTGGAGAACCAGCCCTGCCAGCGCGGCTTCGGCTTCGTGGCAG ccaaGACCGTGGCCCGGATGTCATCCCCCTGCGAGCCCTGTGCAGAAGGCACCTTCTCCAATGTCTCTTCTAAAACTGAGCCGTGCCATCCCTGGACAAG CTGTGAGGAAAAGGGGCTGGTGGTGAAGGTGAAAGGGACGAACACCTCGGATGTGATCTGCG AGTCGGGCAGGCGCTCCTCGCTGTCGGTGCTGATCCCCATCACTGCTGCGGTTGTCACGTGCCTTGTGGGCATCTGCATCTACTGCCTGGTCCACACAG ATTCCAGGCGACGGGTGCAGAAGCAG GCACATGAGCCCTGGGGTTCTCCACACTGCCCCAGACCCACCTGA
- the CD40 gene encoding tumor necrosis factor receptor superfamily member 5 isoform X2: protein MERLGLLGFLGVVLLGCWEPGDAIRCFDKQYEHKGKCCNRCQPGEKLVSECNGTEESFCTRCESGHYQQSWTKERHCAPHDICEDNAGLIVKTQGNATHNTVCQCQAGMHCSDTSCQTCVENQPCQRGFGFVAAKTVARMSSPCEPCAEGTFSNVSSKTEPCHPWTSCEEKGLVVKVKGTNTSDVICESGRRSSLSVLIPITAAVVTCLVGICIYCLVHTDSRRRVQKQREAGKPRESPETRQPTEVDVELEEEFIPVQETLLGGQPVAQEDGKESRISEQERL, encoded by the exons ATGGAGCGGCTCGGGCTGTTGGGGTTCCTCGGCGTGGTGCTGCTGGGC TGCTGGGAGCCTGGTGACGCCATAAGATGCTTTGATAAGCAGTATGAACATAAGGGCAAGTGCTGCAACCGCTGTCAGCCAG GGGAAAAGCTGGTCTCTGAATGCAATGGCACAGAAGAGTCTTTCTGCACCCGCTGTGAGAGCGGACACTATCAGCAGAGCTGGACCAAGGAGAGGCACTGTGCCCCCCATGACATCTGTGAAGACA ACGCTGGTCTCATCGTGAAGACGCAAGGGAACGCAACACACAACACGGTCTGCCAGTGCCAGGCTGGCATGCACTGCTCTGACACCAGCTGTCAGACCTGCGTGGAGAACCAGCCCTGCCAGCGCGGCTTCGGCTTCGTGGCAG ccaaGACCGTGGCCCGGATGTCATCCCCCTGCGAGCCCTGTGCAGAAGGCACCTTCTCCAATGTCTCTTCTAAAACTGAGCCGTGCCATCCCTGGACAAG CTGTGAGGAAAAGGGGCTGGTGGTGAAGGTGAAAGGGACGAACACCTCGGATGTGATCTGCG AGTCGGGCAGGCGCTCCTCGCTGTCGGTGCTGATCCCCATCACTGCTGCGGTTGTCACGTGCCTTGTGGGCATCTGCATCTACTGCCTGGTCCACACAG ATTCCAGGCGACGGGTGCAGAAGCAG AGGGAGGCTGGGAAGCCCAGAGAGAGCCCAGAGACCCGGCAGCCCACCGAGGTGGAcgtggagctggaggaggaattCATCCCTGTGCAGGAGACCCTGCTTGGGGGCCAGCCCGTGGCCCAGGAGGATGGCAAGGAGAGCCGTATCTCggagcaggagaggctgtgA
- the CD40 gene encoding tumor necrosis factor receptor superfamily member 5 isoform X3 — translation MERLGLLGFLGVVLLGCWEPGDAIRCFDKQYEHKGKCCNRCQPGEKLVSECNGTEESFCTRCESGHYQQSWTKERHCAPHDICEDNAGLIVKTQGNATHNTVCQCQAGMHCSDTSCQTCVENQPCQRGFGFVAAKTVARMSSPCEPCAEGTFSNVSSKTEPCHPWTSCEEKGLVVKVKGTNTSDVICAESGRRSSLSVLIPITAAVVTCLVGICIYCLVHTDSRRRVQKQAHEPWGSPHCPRPT, via the exons ATGGAGCGGCTCGGGCTGTTGGGGTTCCTCGGCGTGGTGCTGCTGGGC TGCTGGGAGCCTGGTGACGCCATAAGATGCTTTGATAAGCAGTATGAACATAAGGGCAAGTGCTGCAACCGCTGTCAGCCAG GGGAAAAGCTGGTCTCTGAATGCAATGGCACAGAAGAGTCTTTCTGCACCCGCTGTGAGAGCGGACACTATCAGCAGAGCTGGACCAAGGAGAGGCACTGTGCCCCCCATGACATCTGTGAAGACA ACGCTGGTCTCATCGTGAAGACGCAAGGGAACGCAACACACAACACGGTCTGCCAGTGCCAGGCTGGCATGCACTGCTCTGACACCAGCTGTCAGACCTGCGTGGAGAACCAGCCCTGCCAGCGCGGCTTCGGCTTCGTGGCAG ccaaGACCGTGGCCCGGATGTCATCCCCCTGCGAGCCCTGTGCAGAAGGCACCTTCTCCAATGTCTCTTCTAAAACTGAGCCGTGCCATCCCTGGACAAG CTGTGAGGAAAAGGGGCTGGTGGTGAAGGTGAAAGGGACGAACACCTCGGATGTGATCTGCG CAGAGTCGGGCAGGCGCTCCTCGCTGTCGGTGCTGATCCCCATCACTGCTGCGGTTGTCACGTGCCTTGTGGGCATCTGCATCTACTGCCTGGTCCACACAG ATTCCAGGCGACGGGTGCAGAAGCAG GCACATGAGCCCTGGGGTTCTCCACACTGCCCCAGACCCACCTGA